Proteins encoded together in one Lathyrus oleraceus cultivar Zhongwan6 chromosome 5, CAAS_Psat_ZW6_1.0, whole genome shotgun sequence window:
- the LOC127085876 gene encoding uncharacterized protein LOC127085876: MAASSPFNTKSNFHGRSISLPSRPHPLILKCNQHLEALLRSSNETSPSSLLCHKIGGLRDLIECVENLIQLPHTQEALIHDQHQENWVNNLLDGSLRLLDVCSAAKDAVIHTKECTRELQSIIRRRGGGAEVIAEAKKFLTSRKVVKKAISKALRNLKGNTKSCNMLSTNKDPQTVALIRLLQDVEVATLSTFETILQFISGTTRSKSNSWSSISKLIQPKKVACSLLTDESEFSQVDVALQSFVFTKTKKVEGVKDLQNHLEKTESCIQDLEEGLEFVFRHLIKIRVSLLNTLNH, from the coding sequence ATGGCAGCTTCTTCTCCTTTCAACACAAAATCCAATTTCCATGGTCGGTCGATCAGCTTGCCTTCTAGACCACACCCACTCATTCTTAAATGCAATCAACATTTGGAGGCCTTATTAAGGTCTTCCAATGAAACCTCCCCATCATCATTGCTATGCCATAAGATTGGAGGCTTGAGAGATTTGATCGAGTGTGTTGAAAATTTGATTCAGCTTCCTCATACTCAAGAAGCACTGATCCATGATCAGCATCAAGAAAATTGGGTAAATAATCTTTTGGATGGATCCTTAAGGCTCTTAGATGTGTGTAGTGCAGCGAAAGATGCTGTAATTCATACAAAAGAATGCACAAGGGAACTTCAATCCATCATAAGAAGAAGAGGAGGTGGAGCGGAGGTCATTGCAGAAGCTAAGAAATTTTTGACATCTAGAAAGGTTGTGAAAAAAGCCATCTCCAAAGCCTTGAGAAATTTGAAGGGTAATACTAAAAGTTGCAACATGTTATCTACAAACAAAGATCCTCAAACAGTAGCTTTGATTAGATTATTACAAGATGTTGAAGTAGCTACACTTTCTACATTTGAAACAATACTGCAATTTATCTCAGGCACCACACGATCAAAGTCAAACAGCTGGAGTTCCATTTCTAAGCTAATTCAACCGAAAAAAGTTGCTTGCTCACTATTGACAGATGAAAGTGAATTTTCCCAAGTGGATGTAGCATTGCAATCTTTTGTATTTACCAAGACCAAAAAAGTTGAAGGCGTCAAGGATCTCCAAAACCACTTGGAGAAAACAGAAAGTTGCATTCAAGACCTTGAAGAAGGACTTGAGTTTGTGTTTAGGCATCTCATTAAAATCAGAGTCTCACTTCTTAATACCCTCAACCATTAG